One window from the genome of Anabaena sphaerica FACHB-251 encodes:
- a CDS encoding DUF29 domain-containing protein, whose protein sequence is MKQLLIHLLLYCYWESEREFCQRVWENKISNFRDELEFSCRSKTLYNYFLNCVDSVYLKARKQAIQKTGLPSATFPEQCPFTPEEILNSDYFPDV, encoded by the coding sequence CTGAAGCAATTATTAATTCATCTTCTGCTGTATTGTTATTGGGAAAGTGAAAGAGAATTTTGTCAACGGGTTTGGGAAAATAAGATTTCTAATTTTCGAGATGAGTTAGAATTTTCTTGTCGTTCAAAAACACTTTATAATTATTTTCTGAACTGTGTAGATTCTGTTTATCTCAAAGCCAGAAAACAAGCGATTCAAAAAACAGGTTTACCAAGTGCAACTTTTCCTGAACAATGTCCTTTTACTCCTGAAGAAATTTTGAATAGTGATTATTTCCCTGATGTTTGA
- a CDS encoding XRE family transcriptional regulator, with product MYKIYVSGALTDVENPIETKALYEKIGLVCEEIGLQAYVPHLHTDPVKNPDITPREVFDKDKHQVSISDLVIAYLGSLSFGVGMELAYAENNKIPIILLYETGKRISRFPRGIPTVIAEIQFNDDEDALIQLKNVLLNWKQ from the coding sequence ATGTACAAAATATATGTGTCTGGTGCTTTAACTGACGTAGAAAATCCAATAGAAACTAAAGCACTTTATGAAAAAATAGGCTTGGTTTGTGAAGAAATTGGTCTTCAAGCTTATGTACCACATTTACACACTGATCCGGTAAAAAATCCTGATATTACCCCTCGTGAGGTTTTCGATAAAGATAAGCATCAGGTGAGTATATCAGACTTGGTTATTGCTTACCTTGGTTCGCTTTCTTTCGGTGTAGGAATGGAGTTAGCTTATGCAGAAAACAACAAAATTCCTATCATTCTTCTGTACGAAACAGGTAAGCGGATATCAAGATTTCCTCGCGGTATTCCCACTGTGATTGCTGAAATTCAGTTTAATGACGATGAAGATGCTTTAATTCAGTTAAAAAACGTTTTATTAAATTGGAAACAATAG
- the cutA gene encoding divalent-cation tolerance protein CutA, producing the protein MQQPAGYGVVLVTVATEEEAKTIAQAVVEAKLAAAVGLSPVYSIYRWQGEIHKKHEWQLVMKSNLALFPTLEAKIRELHSYQLPEIIALPIVNASPAYQQWIDEQLQIECS; encoded by the coding sequence TTGCAGCAACCAGCTGGTTATGGTGTAGTATTGGTGACAGTTGCTACTGAGGAGGAAGCCAAAACAATTGCCCAAGCTGTTGTGGAGGCTAAACTCGCGGCTGCTGTCGGTCTGTCACCCGTCTACTCTATTTACAGATGGCAAGGAGAAATTCACAAAAAGCATGAATGGCAGTTGGTGATGAAAAGTAATTTGGCGCTATTCCCTACGTTAGAAGCCAAAATTAGAGAACTCCATTCATACCAACTGCCAGAAATTATTGCTTTACCTATTGTTAACGCCAGTCCTGCCTACCAACAATGGATTGATGAGCAGCTACAAATAGAATGCTCTTAA
- a CDS encoding Npun_F0813 family protein codes for MFILKRQDVEISTIQHPTRDQQVPILHYQGQTFRLISVFKASQEVEAKALWRSLTDNRGKACVLLEEPERYSVWGKIRLEQLENDTGSHSNAEILTLASILLLQAVYLDIEDLLGNRQAALFEKDITGMLQQKQFPQASSLESAKSLLTVEPSQMPKLPPWQETHVIILLEELHRLGKTYFGDTNFARQSEDRLQNMPEEELLIFITWLNQSPLRKLWQ; via the coding sequence ATGTTTATTCTTAAACGCCAGGATGTTGAAATATCAACTATTCAGCACCCAACGCGGGATCAGCAGGTGCCGATCCTCCATTATCAGGGGCAAACCTTTCGCCTGATAAGTGTTTTCAAAGCCAGTCAAGAGGTTGAAGCTAAAGCTCTGTGGAGATCGCTGACTGACAATCGCGGTAAAGCCTGTGTCTTGCTGGAAGAACCAGAACGCTATAGCGTCTGGGGCAAAATCCGCTTGGAACAGCTAGAAAATGATACAGGTAGCCATAGCAATGCTGAGATTTTGACGTTAGCTAGTATTTTGCTGCTGCAAGCCGTTTATTTGGATATTGAAGATTTATTAGGTAATCGACAAGCAGCTTTATTTGAAAAGGATATAACAGGGATGTTACAGCAAAAACAATTTCCCCAAGCATCTTCCTTAGAGTCAGCCAAATCTTTGCTAACAGTTGAACCGTCACAAATGCCCAAATTGCCTCCTTGGCAGGAAACTCATGTGATTATTCTCCTGGAAGAACTGCACCGACTAGGAAAAACATATTTTGGTGATACGAACTTTGCACGTCAATCAGAGGATAGGCTACAAAATATGCCAGAAGAAGAACTATTAATATTTATCACTTGGTTAAATCAATCTCCACTCCGTAAACTTTGGCAGTAG
- a CDS encoding chlorophyll a/b-binding protein: MTKNKGNKSMRASGSMIDDQGKMNNFAVEPKIYVDEQGDRTGFTPYAELLNGRLAMIGFISLIALEVFTGHGVVGLLASL; encoded by the coding sequence ATAACGAAAAACAAGGGGAATAAATCAATGCGTGCAAGTGGTTCCATGATTGACGATCAGGGCAAAATGAATAATTTCGCGGTCGAGCCAAAGATATATGTAGACGAACAAGGCGATCGCACCGGCTTTACACCTTATGCAGAACTGCTCAACGGCCGTTTAGCAATGATTGGTTTTATTTCCCTGATAGCATTAGAAGTATTCACAGGACACGGTGTGGTCGGACTTTTGGCAAGCCTGTAA
- a CDS encoding thymidylate synthase, whose amino-acid sequence MTHTGHATQFRYAAQHKPNQLIYGNGQTAVITGWTVKQAIAKHLQPSEYAVIGQLYSPTRGINLLIRNLLLNPHVRYLLVINATKEDQNAGASQCLLDFFRNGIEENLSDTGRKSWVIRSTIPGYIDIDIDINALEKLRHAVEVEEAKSISEAVEKIKSYAQKPAIAPWGIPLEFPMSTVEPTVLPGTRYGHRIEGKTIAETWVKIIHRIKTTGTIRPTGYDGKWQELIDLMAVVTDEPADFYFPEPNYLPIDKSFLEEYISQILDDSPHREGVKYTYGQRLRSWFGRDQIEQVIQKLIGEIDAASAVMTLWDVKDHEKGGSPCLNHIWLRVVDNELSLTATLRSNDMFAAWPANAMGLRALQKHIRDEIAQRSEYDLKMGPLITLSQSAHIYDDTWSNAEQLIQEQYAAICSKLDYADPAGNFLIEIAEGQIVVTHTTPGSGEIVGCYSGKNALKLIREICAASPAIRPDHAAYLGMELQKAANCIKIDKPYVQDQ is encoded by the coding sequence ATGACACATACAGGTCACGCAACTCAATTTCGGTATGCAGCACAGCACAAACCCAACCAGTTGATTTATGGAAATGGGCAAACAGCAGTAATTACAGGTTGGACAGTGAAGCAAGCGATCGCTAAACACCTGCAACCATCAGAATATGCTGTCATTGGGCAGTTATATTCACCTACTAGAGGTATAAATCTACTAATTCGCAATTTGTTATTGAATCCTCATGTTCGCTATCTGCTTGTTATCAACGCTACTAAAGAAGATCAAAATGCTGGTGCGTCTCAATGCTTACTAGACTTTTTCCGTAATGGTATTGAAGAAAATTTAAGCGATACTGGACGTAAATCTTGGGTAATTCGTTCTACCATTCCTGGATATATAGATATAGATATTGATATCAATGCTTTAGAAAAACTGCGTCATGCGGTAGAAGTTGAAGAAGCTAAATCTATTTCTGAAGCAGTTGAAAAAATTAAATCTTATGCCCAAAAACCAGCAATTGCACCTTGGGGAATACCATTAGAATTTCCTATGTCTACAGTTGAACCCACAGTTTTACCTGGAACACGTTATGGACATCGAATAGAAGGTAAAACTATCGCTGAAACTTGGGTAAAAATCATTCATCGTATTAAAACTACAGGTACAATTAGACCTACAGGTTATGATGGGAAATGGCAAGAATTAATAGATTTAATGGCAGTTGTCACCGATGAACCTGCGGATTTTTATTTTCCTGAACCTAATTATTTACCAATAGATAAAAGCTTTTTAGAAGAATATATTTCGCAAATTTTAGATGATTCACCCCATCGGGAAGGTGTGAAATATACCTATGGTCAGCGTTTGCGTTCTTGGTTTGGACGAGATCAAATTGAACAAGTAATTCAGAAATTAATTGGAGAAATTGATGCTGCTAGTGCAGTCATGACTTTATGGGATGTGAAAGACCATGAAAAAGGTGGTAGTCCTTGTTTAAATCATATTTGGTTGAGAGTTGTTGATAATGAATTATCACTAACTGCAACTCTGAGAAGTAATGATATGTTTGCCGCTTGGCCTGCTAATGCAATGGGGTTAAGGGCGCTGCAAAAACATATTCGAGATGAAATTGCTCAACGTTCTGAATATGATTTGAAAATGGGACCATTGATAACCCTCAGTCAGTCGGCGCACATATATGATGATACTTGGAGTAATGCGGAACAACTGATTCAAGAACAGTATGCTGCTATTTGCTCTAAATTAGATTATGCTGACCCCGCAGGAAACTTTTTAATTGAAATTGCAGAAGGTCAAATTGTTGTCACACATACAACCCCGGGTAGTGGGGAAATAGTAGGTTGCTACTCTGGTAAAAATGCCTTGAAATTGATCAGAGAAATTTGTGCTGCTTCCCCTGCAATACGTCCAGATCATGCTGCATATTTAGGTATGGAATTGCAAAAAGCCGCAAATTGTATTAAAATTGACAAGCCTTATGTTCAAGATCAGTAA
- a CDS encoding thioredoxin family protein — MVLTASTMLPLGTKAPEFHLPEVVSGEKISLATFADKKALLVMFICRHCPFVKHIQHTLAQLGKDYFNSDLGIIGISANDAQNYPNDAPESLKEMAIELGFQFPLCYDETQATAKAYTAACTPDFFLFDKERNLVYRGQLDDSRPSNNKPVTGADLRAAIEAVLADQPVTSEQQPSVGCNIKWKPGNEPSYQ; from the coding sequence ATGGTTTTAACTGCTTCAACAATGTTACCGCTAGGTACAAAAGCACCAGAATTTCATCTACCAGAAGTGGTATCTGGAGAAAAGATTTCACTTGCTACTTTTGCAGATAAAAAAGCATTGCTAGTGATGTTTATTTGTCGGCATTGTCCATTTGTGAAGCATATCCAACACACATTAGCCCAATTAGGAAAAGATTACTTTAACAGTGATTTAGGTATTATTGGCATTAGTGCTAATGACGCTCAAAATTACCCAAATGACGCGCCAGAATCATTGAAAGAAATGGCAATAGAACTTGGTTTTCAATTTCCCTTATGCTACGACGAAACCCAAGCAACAGCAAAAGCTTACACAGCAGCTTGCACACCTGATTTTTTCCTGTTTGATAAAGAAAGAAACCTAGTGTATCGCGGACAATTAGATGATAGCCGCCCCAGTAACAACAAACCTGTAACAGGTGCAGATTTACGCGCAGCTATAGAAGCTGTTTTAGCTGATCAACCAGTTACAAGTGAACAACAGCCAAGTGTAGGTTGCAATATTAAATGGAAACCAGGAAACGAACCTAGTTATCAGTAA
- a CDS encoding deoxycytidylate deaminase, whose translation MQDFCSSEEYNQRPTWDEYFLMLAKLAATRSTCLAFPVGAVIVKNKQVVATGYNGSPSGSAHCTTQGYCYPGLSSCDASKILPSRAVHAEANAIAQAAKYGISTESASIYVTLEPCLSCLKLIISAGIKEVFYETSFNSGEKALVRDSFIKEGLVTINQVQLSEAIATKAAASLLGSTSIST comes from the coding sequence ATGCAAGATTTTTGCTCATCTGAAGAATATAATCAAAGACCAACATGGGATGAATATTTCTTAATGTTGGCTAAATTAGCTGCGACTCGCTCAACTTGTCTAGCTTTTCCGGTAGGTGCTGTAATTGTCAAAAATAAGCAAGTTGTAGCCACAGGTTACAATGGTTCTCCATCTGGTTCAGCCCATTGTACAACTCAAGGATATTGCTATCCAGGTTTAAGTAGTTGTGATGCTAGTAAAATCCTGCCATCAAGGGCTGTACACGCGGAAGCAAATGCGATCGCTCAGGCCGCAAAGTATGGTATATCTACAGAAAGTGCTAGTATATATGTAACCTTAGAACCTTGTTTATCTTGTTTAAAGCTAATTATATCTGCTGGTATTAAAGAAGTATTTTATGAAACTTCCTTTAACAGTGGAGAAAAAGCCTTGGTGAGAGATTCCTTTATCAAAGAAGGTTTGGTAACAATAAATCAGGTTCAGCTTTCTGAAGCTATAGCAACCAAAGCCGCAGCATCACTACTGGGTTCAACCTCTATCAGCACCTGA
- the sir gene encoding sulfite reductase, ferredoxin dependent, whose translation MVNSAPSSVNNRKPSKVEGIKENSNFLREPVATEILQDTTHFSEDAIQILKFHGSYQQDNRDNRVKGQEKDYQMMLRTKNPGGLVPPQLYLALDKLADEYGNHTLRATTRQGFQLHGILKKNLKSAIATIVTNLGSTLGACGDINRNVMAPPAPFKNRPEYQYAWEYAQNIADLLSPQTGAYYEIWLDGEKAISAEEHPDVIAARHKNGNGTIIHDSVEPIYGTHYMPRKFKVCVTVPGDNSIDLYSQDLTLVVMTNKKGELQGFNVFAGGGLGRTHNKEETFARIADPICYVAKDDVYDIVKAIVATQRDYGDRTDRRHARLKYLINDWGVEKFRTQVEEYFGKAVEPFKQLPKFKYQDYLGWNEQGDGKLFLGISIDNGRVKDEGTFQLKTALRLIVEQFNLPIRLTPNHNLIFYDIAPEDKEAIQEILDKCGVIADPNQIAALTRYAMACPALPTCGLAITESERAIPGILERIRALLDKVGLQKDHFVVRMTGCPNGCARPYMAELGFVGSAPESYQVWLGGSPDQTRLAQPIIEKLHHNDIESFLEPIFIYFKKFRKGKESFGDFCDRIGFDAIREFSATYTPGEPTSSGKSRHRVSLRDDVYEQLKETAEKQNRPMTDLVHEALDKYFQGL comes from the coding sequence ATGGTTAACTCTGCTCCTTCTTCCGTTAACAATCGTAAACCTTCCAAAGTTGAAGGCATCAAAGAAAATAGTAATTTTTTGCGTGAACCTGTAGCTACAGAAATTCTTCAGGACACAACCCACTTTAGTGAAGATGCGATACAAATTCTGAAGTTTCACGGGTCTTATCAACAAGATAACCGTGATAATCGTGTCAAGGGACAAGAAAAAGATTACCAAATGATGCTGCGGACAAAAAATCCTGGGGGGTTAGTACCACCGCAGCTGTATTTGGCTTTGGATAAATTGGCTGATGAATATGGTAATCATACCTTGAGAGCTACTACCCGCCAGGGTTTTCAGCTACATGGGATTTTGAAAAAGAATCTCAAGAGTGCGATTGCTACTATTGTCACAAATTTGGGTTCAACTTTGGGTGCTTGTGGTGACATCAACCGTAACGTCATGGCTCCCCCTGCACCCTTTAAAAATCGCCCAGAATATCAGTATGCTTGGGAATATGCCCAAAATATTGCTGATTTGCTCTCACCCCAAACCGGTGCTTATTATGAAATTTGGTTGGATGGGGAAAAAGCCATTAGTGCTGAAGAACACCCAGATGTCATAGCAGCACGACACAAGAATGGAAATGGTACTATTATTCATGATTCCGTAGAACCAATCTATGGTACTCACTATATGCCCCGCAAATTTAAAGTTTGCGTGACTGTACCTGGTGATAATTCCATAGATTTGTATTCCCAAGATTTAACATTGGTAGTAATGACCAATAAGAAAGGGGAACTGCAAGGTTTTAATGTCTTTGCTGGTGGTGGTTTAGGAAGAACCCACAATAAGGAAGAAACCTTTGCGCGAATAGCTGATCCGATTTGCTATGTGGCAAAGGATGATGTTTATGATATCGTCAAAGCGATTGTTGCTACTCAAAGAGATTATGGCGATCGCACCGACAGACGACACGCGAGATTAAAATATTTAATCAATGATTGGGGTGTAGAAAAGTTCCGCACTCAAGTTGAAGAATACTTTGGTAAAGCTGTCGAACCGTTCAAACAATTACCCAAGTTCAAATATCAAGATTATCTAGGCTGGAATGAACAAGGCGACGGTAAACTGTTCTTGGGTATTTCCATTGATAATGGTCGGGTAAAAGACGAAGGTACATTTCAACTAAAAACCGCTTTACGGTTAATTGTAGAGCAGTTTAACCTACCCATCCGCCTCACACCTAACCACAACCTGATTTTTTACGATATTGCACCGGAAGACAAAGAAGCGATTCAAGAGATTTTGGATAAATGCGGTGTCATTGCTGATCCTAATCAAATTGCAGCCTTAACTCGCTATGCTATGGCTTGTCCCGCTTTACCTACCTGCGGTTTAGCTATTACGGAATCAGAAAGAGCAATACCTGGGATTTTAGAAAGAATCCGCGCTTTATTAGATAAAGTGGGTTTACAAAAAGACCATTTTGTGGTAAGGATGACAGGATGCCCTAACGGTTGCGCTCGTCCCTATATGGCAGAATTAGGTTTTGTGGGCAGCGCCCCGGAATCTTATCAAGTTTGGTTGGGTGGTTCACCAGATCAAACACGATTAGCACAACCTATCATTGAGAAGCTACACCACAACGACATAGAAAGCTTTTTAGAACCGATTTTCATCTATTTTAAAAAGTTCCGCAAAGGTAAAGAAAGCTTTGGTGATTTTTGCGATCGCATTGGTTTTGATGCTATCCGCGAGTTTTCAGCCACCTACACACCTGGAGAACCTACCAGTAGTGGAAAATCACGCCATCGGGTAAGTCTTCGTGATGATGTTTATGAGCAACTGAAGGAAACCGCAGAAAAACAAAATCGACCAATGACTGACTTAGTACATGAAGCTTTGGATAAGTATTTCCAAGGTCTGTAA
- a CDS encoding TrbI/VirB10 family protein, with protein sequence MTSYSIDLELSQPPHIEPNSENYQLEVDSSDWESQMAKLVGFEEESPRVNIDALEADIESLQPSQFQAQEVSTEQPLSANPFAKLALVGSGTFAVVLVAGVFLTQIMSTGNQKPKNNLVSSTASLPPKIELREQNLEQEIETLKTKLALAEQVQAVTAAQQNLRTRVTTRLETPRVNNRITTPVQTATAPRVVTVERIIAKPYSPQPVLPPVAVVPTVVPTVTPTITPTVAPPSPPDPLEEWTKLAKLGSYGQVETTGKSSVNMAKLPPVNNTNIPKQPTNSNPEPPPSQPDIRVSQAQPQNSKSVVKAGTSTKAVLLTAVFGETTRPRSNDRNNQKDENAEVFVVQLKEPLKTVDGAIALPANTELLAQIRSISERGLLQLDLIKVISQDNGQLQERSLPNNAITVRATQGRPLVANKFPNNGSSIAGMDAGLFVLGGVSKAAELLNRIDTQVTTNSGSTVVTNSNGQRNLAAGIVEGGLKSIVPQISQRNQQAISQMMQQQTNNVWLIPAGQEVEIYVNRTMQF encoded by the coding sequence ATGACTTCTTATTCAATTGACTTAGAACTTTCTCAACCACCTCACATCGAACCCAATTCTGAAAACTATCAATTAGAAGTAGATTCTTCCGATTGGGAATCTCAAATGGCCAAATTGGTGGGTTTTGAAGAAGAATCGCCAAGGGTCAATATTGATGCATTAGAAGCAGACATAGAAAGCTTGCAGCCGTCCCAGTTTCAAGCACAAGAAGTTTCAACTGAACAACCTCTCTCGGCTAATCCCTTTGCTAAGTTAGCTTTGGTAGGTAGTGGGACTTTTGCTGTAGTTTTGGTGGCTGGTGTGTTTTTAACACAGATTATGAGTACCGGCAATCAAAAGCCAAAAAATAATCTTGTTTCTTCAACAGCTTCATTACCCCCAAAAATTGAACTCCGCGAGCAAAATTTAGAACAAGAAATAGAGACTCTAAAAACAAAATTAGCTCTTGCTGAACAAGTACAAGCTGTCACAGCAGCACAACAAAATCTAAGAACTAGAGTAACCACACGATTGGAAACTCCACGGGTTAACAACAGAATCACAACTCCTGTACAAACTGCTACTGCACCTCGCGTAGTCACTGTAGAACGCATCATTGCAAAACCCTATTCTCCTCAACCAGTTTTACCACCAGTTGCTGTTGTCCCGACTGTTGTCCCGACTGTTACCCCAACAATCACTCCAACTGTTGCACCACCATCTCCACCTGACCCCCTGGAAGAATGGACAAAGTTAGCAAAATTAGGTAGTTATGGTCAGGTTGAAACCACTGGTAAATCTAGTGTGAATATGGCTAAATTGCCACCTGTGAATAATACTAATATCCCCAAACAACCAACTAATTCTAACCCAGAACCACCACCATCACAGCCAGATATCCGAGTCAGTCAAGCACAACCACAAAACTCGAAATCAGTAGTTAAAGCAGGAACTAGTACCAAAGCTGTATTGCTGACAGCAGTATTTGGGGAAACTACCAGACCAAGGAGTAATGACAGGAATAATCAAAAAGATGAAAATGCTGAAGTATTTGTGGTGCAGTTGAAAGAACCATTAAAAACTGTGGATGGTGCGATCGCCTTACCAGCAAATACTGAATTATTAGCTCAAATTCGTTCTATTTCTGAGCGAGGATTATTACAGTTGGATCTCATCAAAGTGATTTCCCAAGATAACGGCCAACTGCAAGAAAGAAGCTTACCCAACAATGCAATTACAGTTCGCGCTACCCAAGGTAGACCATTAGTAGCAAATAAATTTCCTAACAATGGATCATCCATAGCTGGAATGGATGCCGGACTATTTGTTTTGGGAGGTGTGAGTAAAGCCGCAGAGTTATTAAATCGTATTGACACCCAAGTTACAACCAATTCCGGTAGCACTGTTGTTACCAACTCTAACGGCCAGCGTAATCTAGCGGCTGGAATTGTAGAAGGTGGTTTAAAGTCTATAGTTCCACAAATTTCCCAACGCAATCAACAAGCAATTTCCCAAATGATGCAACAACAAACTAATAATGTTTGGTTAATACCAGCTGGACAAGAAGTGGAAATATATGTCAATCGTACAATGCAGTTTTAG
- a CDS encoding transposase: MRKLTDSDKQEILKLYRETAETTSTLAERYGVSNSTISRLLKSTLPEEDYEYLVSLKRAARTPEGRAQVSYEQLPLLSQRPIETPLATSDRPSLELPKVEPQKPAIKEVKEVFKSEQVPPPIPAIRRVKTRSSATEKPLLPVAKEIEIVRHKPTELLPSIPRTILEDETPVVNVIADMFDDDLLDESDDLEDLDDDLYEDEEDFEDDDFEEPTPLVTRLRSGEAAVQVLPLSVAHLPKTCYLVIDRSAELITRPLKDFGDLGPIPTIETQQKTLPVFDNHRVAKRFSTKRDRVIKVPDSRMLHKASTHLQAKGITRLLIDGQVYSLSMV; encoded by the coding sequence GTGAGAAAATTAACAGATTCAGACAAACAAGAAATTCTCAAGCTATATAGAGAGACTGCCGAAACCACCTCGACTTTGGCAGAACGCTATGGAGTGAGCAACTCAACAATTAGCCGACTGCTCAAAAGTACCTTACCGGAAGAAGATTACGAATATCTTGTTTCCTTAAAACGCGCTGCTAGAACCCCTGAAGGCAGAGCGCAGGTAAGCTACGAACAGTTACCGCTGTTGAGTCAACGACCAATAGAAACACCGCTTGCAACCAGCGATAGACCAAGCTTAGAGTTGCCAAAGGTTGAACCGCAGAAACCAGCCATCAAAGAGGTGAAAGAGGTTTTTAAGTCTGAGCAGGTTCCACCCCCAATCCCAGCGATTAGAAGGGTGAAAACGCGCTCTTCTGCCACGGAAAAACCACTGTTGCCAGTAGCTAAGGAAATAGAAATTGTCAGACACAAGCCCACAGAACTACTACCCAGCATCCCCAGAACAATCCTAGAGGATGAAACCCCAGTGGTAAACGTCATTGCGGATATGTTCGACGATGATTTACTGGACGAGTCTGATGATTTGGAAGATTTAGACGACGATTTGTATGAAGATGAGGAGGATTTTGAAGACGACGATTTTGAGGAACCTACACCCCTAGTCACAAGACTTAGATCAGGTGAAGCCGCAGTTCAAGTTTTACCCTTGTCGGTGGCACATTTGCCCAAAACTTGTTACTTGGTCATTGACCGCTCTGCGGAGTTAATTACCAGACCACTCAAGGATTTTGGCGACTTAGGACCTATTCCCACCATCGAAACCCAACAGAAAACTCTGCCGGTGTTTGATAATCACCGAGTTGCTAAACGCTTCTCTACTAAGCGCGATCGCGTGATTAAAGTCCCTGACAGTAGAATGCTGCACAAGGCTAGTACCCACCTGCAAGCCAAAGGCATCACCCGATTGTTGATTGATGGTCAGGTTTACTCACTGTCTATGGTTTAG
- a CDS encoding DUF29 family protein, whose protein sequence is MTIRTIPSLQPNLYEEDYYLWIETTLQQIQNQDIENLDWPHLAEEISKWALKNII, encoded by the coding sequence ATGACGATAAGAACAATACCATCTCTTCAACCTAACCTGTATGAAGAAGATTATTATTTATGGATAGAAACTACTCTTCAACAAATACAAAATCAAGATATTGAAAATTTAGATTGGCCACATTTAGCAGAAGAGATAAGTAAGTGGGCGTTAAAAAATATAATATAA
- a CDS encoding ADP-ribosylglycohydrolase family protein has product MIATVKVLSGLMGVCVGDALGVPVEFTSRAERQKSPITSMLGYGTWNQPPGTWSDDSSLTLCLAESLCHGFSLDAIANSFYRWYGEGYWGAHNRVFDIGGTTRQAIMDWHHGALPLKAGGTSESSNGNGSLMRILPMAYFYQTLSFRELIERVHQVSCITHGHLRSQMACGIYISIAVELLAGLKPHAAYLQGLDKIQAIYFNHFNSEYALEKPHFDRVFSGKIAHIPIEEINSGGYVIDTLEASLWCLLNSSSYAQAVLTAVNLGGDTDTTAVVTGGLAGIYYGLENIPSEWLEQIARKQDIIDLANRLAQAMSMA; this is encoded by the coding sequence ATGATAGCAACCGTAAAAGTATTATCGGGCTTAATGGGTGTCTGTGTTGGTGATGCTCTCGGTGTACCAGTAGAATTTACTAGCCGTGCTGAACGTCAGAAATCTCCAATTACATCTATGTTGGGTTATGGTACGTGGAATCAACCACCAGGAACTTGGTCTGATGACAGTTCACTTACCTTGTGTTTAGCAGAATCTTTGTGTCATGGTTTTTCCCTCGATGCTATAGCTAATTCCTTTTACCGTTGGTATGGCGAAGGTTACTGGGGCGCTCACAATCGAGTTTTTGATATTGGTGGCACGACAAGACAAGCTATTATGGATTGGCATCATGGAGCTTTGCCACTAAAAGCAGGTGGTACTAGCGAAAGCAGCAATGGTAATGGTTCTTTGATGCGAATTTTGCCAATGGCCTATTTTTATCAAACCTTGAGTTTTAGGGAATTAATAGAACGAGTTCATCAAGTTTCTTGCATTACTCATGGTCATTTGCGATCGCAAATGGCTTGTGGCATTTATATTAGTATTGCTGTGGAACTACTAGCAGGGTTAAAACCTCATGCAGCTTATTTACAAGGGTTAGACAAGATTCAAGCAATTTATTTTAATCATTTTAATAGTGAATATGCCTTAGAAAAACCCCATTTTGATAGAGTTTTCAGTGGAAAAATTGCCCACATACCCATCGAAGAGATTAATTCTGGTGGCTATGTCATTGATACCTTAGAAGCCTCTTTATGGTGTTTATTAAATAGCTCGTCCTACGCCCAAGCTGTGCTTACAGCCGTTAATTTAGGCGGAGATACGGATACTACTGCGGTGGTAACTGGTGGTTTAGCAGGAATTTATTACGGCTTAGAAAATATTCCCTCAGAATGGCTAGAACAAATTGCCCGTAAACAAGACATCATAGATTTAGCTAATCGTTTGGCTCAGGCAATGAGTATGGCATAA